The DNA segment GCATCCCGTGGCGATCAGCGTGATGCGCACGCCCTGGGACAGGCGCGGGTCGATCACCGAGCCGAAGATGATGTTGGCGTCGTCGGCCACCACGTCGGCCACCGCCTGCGCGGCCGTATTCAACTCCACCAGCGTGACATCCTCCGACGCGGTCACGTTGAGCAGCACGCCCCGCGCGTCCTCGATGCTGGTTTCGAGCAGCGGGCTGTGCATGGCCTCGTTGACGGCCGTGACCGCCCGGTCCTCGCCGGAGGCTTCGCCCACCCCCATCAGCGCCGGGCCGGCGTTGGACATCACCGCGCGCACGTCCGCGAAGTCCACGTTGACGATTCCGGTCGTGAGGATCAGGTCGGTGATGCCCTGTACGCCGCGTTGCAGCATCTCGTCGGCCATCACGAACGCGTCGCCAATGCCCATGCGCGGATCGGACATCTTCAGCAGCCGGTCGTTGTGGACCACGATCAACGCGTCCACCTGCTCGCCCAGGGCTTGAATCCCGCCCGCGGCGATCTGGTTCCGCCGCGTGCCCTCGAAGGTGAACGGGCTCGTCACCACGCCCACCGTCAGCGCGCCCTGCTCGGAGGCGATTTCGGCGATGGCCGGCGCGGCGCCGGTGCCCGTGCCGCCGCCCATGCCCGCTGCAATGAACACCATGTCGGCGCCTTCGGTGGCTTCGGCCAGGGCGCCGGCGCTCTCGCTGGCCGCCTTCTCGCCGCGCCGCGGGTCGCCGCCCGCGCCGAGTTGCCCGGTGGTGTGCGTCCCGATCTGCACGACCTCCGAGGCGCGCGAGCCGCGCAGCGCCTGGGCGTCGGTATTCACCGCCACAAACTCCACGCCGTTGAGCCCGGCGTCGACCATGCGGTCCACGGCGTTCACCCCG comes from the Chloroflexota bacterium genome and includes:
- the ftsZ gene encoding cell division protein FtsZ codes for the protein MPPSDHGGFDPARMEANNRPPGLVPRILARDAPLPGRATGFTQIRVIGVGGAGVNAVDRMVDAGLNGVEFVAVNTDAQALRGSRASEVVQIGTHTTGQLGAGGDPRRGEKAASESAGALAEATEGADMVFIAAGMGGGTGTGAAPAIAEIASEQGALTVGVVTSPFTFEGTRRNQIAAGGIQALGEQVDALIVVHNDRLLKMSDPRMGIGDAFVMADEMLQRGVQGITDLILTTGIVNVDFADVRAVMSNAGPALMGVGEASGEDRAVTAVNEAMHSPLLETSIEDARGVLLNVTASEDVTLVELNTAAQAVADVVADDANIIFGSVIDPRLSQGVRITLIATGCRPASAAQSSMPRRRARRRTGRGATAKSPFTMVPTPDQRDEAGAAGN